The following are from one region of the Polaribacter marinaquae genome:
- the sucD gene encoding succinate--CoA ligase subunit alpha has protein sequence MSVLVNKNSKIIVQGFTGSEGTFHAGQMIDYGTNVVGGVTPGKGGQEHLGKPVFNTVVESVEKVGADTSIIFVPPAFAADAIMESADAGIKVIICITEGIPTADMVKVKAYIDNKDCTLVGPNCPGVITPDEAKVGIMPGFIFKKGKVGIVSKSGTLTYEAADQVVKQGFGITTAIGIGGDPIIGTTTKEAVELLMNDDETEAIVMIGEIGGNLEAEAAQWIKADGNRKPVVGFIAGQTAPAGRTMGHAGAIVGGADDTAQAKMKILAENGVHVVSSPAKIGEMVAKVLN, from the coding sequence ATGAGTGTTTTAGTAAATAAAAATTCAAAAATTATTGTTCAAGGTTTTACAGGTAGTGAAGGTACTTTTCACGCTGGTCAAATGATTGATTATGGAACCAATGTTGTTGGAGGTGTAACTCCAGGTAAAGGAGGTCAAGAACACTTAGGAAAACCAGTATTTAACACAGTTGTAGAATCTGTAGAAAAAGTAGGAGCTGATACCTCTATTATTTTTGTACCACCAGCTTTTGCTGCTGATGCAATTATGGAATCTGCTGATGCAGGAATTAAAGTAATTATTTGTATTACAGAAGGAATTCCTACAGCAGACATGGTAAAAGTAAAAGCTTATATAGACAATAAAGACTGTACATTAGTTGGTCCTAACTGTCCGGGTGTAATTACACCAGATGAAGCTAAAGTTGGTATTATGCCAGGTTTTATCTTTAAAAAAGGTAAAGTAGGTATTGTATCTAAATCTGGTACATTAACTTATGAAGCTGCAGACCAAGTTGTAAAACAAGGTTTTGGTATAACTACAGCAATCGGTATTGGTGGTGACCCAATTATTGGAACTACTACTAAAGAAGCTGTTGAGTTATTAATGAATGATGATGAAACTGAAGCAATTGTAATGATTGGTGAAATTGGTGGTAATTTAGAAGCAGAAGCTGCTCAATGGATTAAGGCTGATGGAAATAGAAAACCAGTTGTTGGTTTTATAGCAGGACAAACTGCACCAGCAGGAAGAACAATGGGGCACGCAGGTGCAATTGTTGGTGGTGCTGATGATACTGCACAAGCAAAAATGAAAATTTTAGCTGAAAATGGAGTTCACGTAGTGAGTTCACCTGCTAAAATAGGAGAAATGGTTGCAAAAGTTTTAAACTAG
- a CDS encoding UDP-3-O-(3-hydroxymyristoyl)glucosamine N-acyltransferase has protein sequence MKFKESQTLQQIASLIDAKFVGDQNFKILGINEIHVVEQGDIVFVDHPKYYDKALNSAATTILINKEVACPEGKSLLISDDPFRDFNKITKSFNPFIVSKVSISESATIGENTVIQPNVFIGNNVKIGKNCVIHPNVTIYDNSVIGNNVTIHANTVLGADAFYYKNRPEGYDKLISGGKVILKDNVDLGASCTIDKGVTGNTTIGEGTKIDNQVHVGHDTVIGKKCLIASQTGIAGCVVIEDEVTIWGQVGTNSGITIGKGAVILGQTGVTKSVAGGKSYFGTPISESREKLKELAEIKRFLKDRKNS, from the coding sequence TTGAAATTCAAAGAATCTCAAACACTCCAACAAATTGCATCATTAATTGATGCTAAATTTGTTGGAGATCAAAATTTTAAAATCTTAGGTATTAATGAAATTCATGTTGTAGAACAAGGAGATATCGTTTTTGTTGATCATCCAAAGTATTACGACAAAGCATTAAATTCTGCTGCAACTACTATTTTAATTAATAAAGAAGTTGCTTGTCCAGAAGGTAAATCTTTACTAATTTCTGATGACCCTTTTAGAGATTTTAATAAAATAACTAAAAGCTTTAATCCATTTATAGTTTCTAAAGTTAGTATTTCTGAAAGCGCAACAATAGGAGAAAATACAGTTATTCAACCAAATGTATTTATCGGAAACAATGTTAAAATTGGTAAGAATTGTGTAATTCACCCAAATGTAACTATTTATGATAATTCAGTTATTGGTAATAATGTTACTATTCACGCAAATACAGTTTTAGGTGCAGATGCATTTTATTACAAGAACAGACCAGAGGGATATGATAAGTTAATTTCTGGAGGAAAAGTTATTTTAAAAGACAATGTAGATTTAGGAGCCTCTTGTACAATAGACAAAGGTGTTACAGGTAATACAACAATAGGCGAGGGCACAAAAATAGATAATCAAGTGCATGTTGGCCACGATACTGTAATTGGTAAAAAGTGTTTAATCGCATCACAAACAGGTATTGCAGGTTGTGTTGTAATTGAAGATGAAGTAACTATTTGGGGGCAAGTTGGTACAAATAGCGGTATAACAATAGGCAAAGGTGCTGTAATACTAGGACAAACTGGGGTTACGAAATCTGTAGCTGGCGGAAAAAGTTATTTTGGTACACCAATATCAGAATCAAGAGAAAAATTAAAAGAATTAGCAGAAATTAAACGATTTTTAAAAGATAGAAAGAATTCTTAA
- a CDS encoding HD domain-containing protein, with product MKKKKPNKLKILNDPIYGFIQIPNSLIFDIIEHPYFQRLRRITQMGFSNLVYPGANHTRFHHAVGCMHLMQKAIRVLRFKQVEISKDEETALCIAILLHDIGHGAFSHALEHSIVSEISHEEISLKFMKKLNKEFKGKLSLAIEIFEGKNSRKFLCQLISSQLDIDRLDYLKRDSFYTGVTEGNISSDRLIAMMNVKNDELVIEHKGIYSVEKFLIARRLMYWQVYLHKTGLVAENILVNILKRAKELAEKGVELYASSSLKYFLYNPISSENFTLETLEMFSKLDDYDVLSAIKEWVNHDDKVLSLLAKMIVDRKLLRVEIQQGIFNESYIQKKKEKAIKKLGIELDEVNYFVFHQEISNQAYNLKTPIYILNKKGKLKDIAKASDQLNLQALTLPVIKHFICYPK from the coding sequence TTGAAGAAAAAAAAACCCAATAAACTTAAAATATTAAACGATCCTATTTACGGATTTATACAAATTCCTAATTCATTAATTTTTGATATTATAGAACATCCTTATTTTCAGAGATTAAGAAGAATAACACAAATGGGGTTTTCTAACTTGGTATATCCAGGTGCAAATCACACACGTTTTCATCATGCTGTTGGCTGTATGCATTTAATGCAAAAAGCAATAAGAGTTCTTCGCTTTAAACAGGTAGAAATTTCTAAGGATGAAGAAACGGCACTTTGTATTGCAATTTTGTTACACGATATTGGTCACGGAGCATTTTCTCATGCTTTAGAGCACAGTATTGTAAGCGAAATAAGCCACGAAGAAATTTCTTTAAAGTTTATGAAGAAATTAAATAAAGAATTTAAAGGAAAATTATCTTTAGCAATCGAAATTTTTGAAGGTAAAAATTCACGTAAATTTTTATGTCAATTAATTTCTAGTCAATTAGATATTGATAGATTAGATTACCTAAAAAGAGACAGTTTTTATACTGGTGTTACAGAAGGAAATATTTCATCCGACAGGTTAATTGCCATGATGAATGTTAAAAATGATGAATTAGTTATAGAACATAAAGGTATTTATTCTGTAGAAAAATTCTTAATTGCCAGAAGATTAATGTATTGGCAAGTTTATTTGCATAAAACAGGTTTAGTTGCCGAAAATATTTTGGTTAATATTTTAAAAAGAGCAAAAGAATTGGCAGAAAAAGGAGTAGAATTATACGCTAGTTCTTCTTTAAAATACTTCTTATATAATCCAATATCATCAGAAAACTTCACTTTAGAAACCTTAGAAATGTTTTCTAAATTAGATGATTATGATGTATTATCTGCTATTAAAGAATGGGTAAATCATGATGATAAAGTTTTATCACTTTTAGCTAAAATGATTGTTGATAGAAAGTTATTAAGAGTAGAAATTCAACAAGGAATTTTTAATGAGTCTTACATTCAAAAGAAAAAAGAAAAAGCCATTAAAAAACTAGGCATTGAATTAGATGAAGTAAATTATTTTGTTTTTCATCAAGAAATAAGCAATCAAGCTTATAATTTAAAAACACCAATATATATTTTAAATAAAAAAGGAAAACTTAAAGATATTGCAAAAGCTTCAGATCAATTAAACCTACAAGCTTTAACTTTACCGGTAATAAAACACTTTATTTGTTATCCAAAATAA
- the lpxD gene encoding UDP-3-O-(3-hydroxymyristoyl)glucosamine N-acyltransferase, with protein MKFKAQQIADILEGDIVGNPDEEVSKLSKIEEGEKGSLTFLSNPKYNSYIYTTNASIAIVNKSFIPEKDITTTLIKVDDAYKSFSKLLEFYNEVKNNKSGREQPHFISESSSIGDHEYIGAFAYIGENVKIGNNVKIYPNTYIGDNTVIGNNSTIFAGVKIYSDTIIGNNCKIHSGAIIAADGFGFAPDENGEYNAIPQIGNVIIEDNVDIGAATTIDRATLGSTIIRKGVKLDNQIQIAHNVEIGKNTVIASQTGIAGSTKIGESCMIGGQVGVAGHIKIGNNVKVLAQAGVTKSLKDNAFVNGTPAFKFNDYNKSYVHFKNLPKIVANINQLEEELKTQTKK; from the coding sequence ATGAAATTTAAAGCACAACAAATAGCAGATATATTAGAAGGTGATATCGTTGGTAATCCTGATGAAGAAGTTTCTAAATTATCTAAGATAGAAGAAGGTGAAAAAGGTTCTTTAACTTTTTTATCAAACCCTAAATATAATTCATATATATATACTACAAATGCTTCTATAGCAATAGTTAATAAAAGTTTTATTCCAGAAAAAGATATTACCACTACTTTAATTAAGGTAGATGATGCGTACAAATCATTTTCTAAATTATTAGAGTTTTACAACGAGGTAAAAAATAATAAATCGGGTAGAGAACAACCTCATTTTATTTCAGAATCTTCTTCGATAGGTGATCATGAATATATAGGAGCGTTTGCATACATTGGTGAAAATGTTAAAATTGGTAACAATGTTAAAATTTATCCGAATACTTATATTGGGGACAATACAGTTATAGGAAATAATTCAACAATATTTGCTGGAGTTAAAATATACTCAGATACAATTATAGGTAATAATTGTAAAATTCATTCTGGAGCAATAATAGCTGCAGATGGTTTTGGTTTTGCTCCAGATGAAAATGGAGAATACAATGCAATACCACAAATTGGTAACGTAATTATTGAAGATAACGTAGATATTGGTGCTGCTACAACAATAGATAGAGCAACCTTAGGATCTACAATTATTAGAAAAGGAGTTAAATTAGACAATCAAATACAAATTGCACACAACGTAGAAATTGGTAAAAACACAGTAATTGCCTCGCAAACAGGTATTGCAGGTTCTACCAAAATAGGCGAATCTTGTATGATTGGAGGACAAGTAGGTGTTGCAGGTCATATTAAAATTGGTAATAATGTAAAAGTGTTAGCACAAGCAGGTGTAACCAAAAGTTTAAAAGACAACGCTTTTGTAAATGGAACACCAGCATTTAAGTTTAATGATTATAATAAAAGTTATGTTCATTTTAAAAATTTACCAAAAATAGTAGCAAACATCAATCAATTAGAAGAAGAATTGAAGACTCAAACAAAAAAATAA
- the lpxA gene encoding acyl-ACP--UDP-N-acetylglucosamine O-acyltransferase, which yields MNQPLAYVHPQAKIARNVVIEPFTTIHNNVTIGSGTWIGSNVTIMEGAIIGKNCRIFPGAVISAIPQDLKFDDEETTVEIGDNVTIRECVTINRGTSDRMKTKIGDNCLIMAYCHIAHDSFVGNNCIFSNNSTLAGHVTIGDNVVLAGMVAVHQFASVGNHAFVTGGSLVRKDVPPYVKAAREPLSYVGINSVGLRRRGYTTEKIREIQNIYRILFQKNYNYTQAIDIIEAEMEATPERDEIIQFIKDSHRGIMKGYFNSN from the coding sequence ATGAATCAACCTTTAGCATACGTACATCCACAGGCAAAAATTGCTAGAAATGTAGTAATAGAACCATTTACAACAATACATAATAACGTTACAATTGGTTCTGGTACATGGATTGGTTCTAACGTAACTATTATGGAAGGTGCTATTATCGGTAAAAATTGTAGAATTTTTCCAGGCGCTGTAATTTCTGCAATTCCTCAGGATTTAAAATTCGATGATGAAGAAACAACCGTAGAAATAGGAGACAATGTAACAATTAGAGAATGTGTTACGATTAACAGAGGAACATCCGATAGAATGAAAACTAAAATTGGAGATAACTGTTTAATAATGGCATATTGTCATATTGCTCATGATTCTTTTGTGGGTAACAACTGTATCTTTTCTAATAATTCAACACTTGCAGGTCATGTAACTATTGGAGATAACGTAGTTTTAGCAGGAATGGTTGCAGTTCATCAATTTGCATCCGTAGGAAATCATGCATTTGTAACCGGTGGTTCTTTAGTAAGAAAAGATGTACCGCCTTATGTAAAAGCAGCTAGAGAGCCTTTATCTTATGTAGGAATCAATTCAGTTGGTTTAAGAAGAAGAGGTTACACTACAGAAAAAATTAGAGAAATTCAGAATATTTATAGAATCTTATTTCAAAAAAATTATAATTATACACAGGCTATAGATATAATTGAGGCAGAAATGGAAGCTACGCCAGAAAGAGATGAAATAATTCAATTTATAAAAGATTCTCATAGAGGAATCATGAAAGGATACTTCAATTCTAACTAA
- a CDS encoding bifunctional response regulator/alkaline phosphatase family protein, producing the protein MSIQILWVDDEIELLKPHILFLERKEYRVTTCTNGADAINLVEEENFDIVFLDENMPGLTGLETLAEIKQKKANLPVVMITKSEEEYIMEEAIGSKIADYLIKPVNPSQILLSLKKNLDHSRLISEKTTSNYQQEFRKISMDLAMVNSYEDWIELYKKLIHWELELENISDPGMLGILESQKQEANSQFFKFIKKNYEDFLTGNDKPTFSHTLFKDYVVPELKKEQSVLWVVIDNLRYDQYRILEPLINNHYKKDEEYTYFSILPTATQYARNAIFSGLMPSEMEKRHPEFWKNDTDEGGMNLFENEFLSAQIKRLSLNIKHEYYKISTLKSGKELADNYNGTKQNDLTAVVYNFVDILSHSKTEMEVIKELAGDDKAYRSLTLSWFKNSPLFEIIQKAQALGQKLIITTDHGTINCKHPTKVVGDKNISSNLRYKTGRSLTYEDKDVYAVRNPKDIFLPTVAMNAPFIFAKEDLFFAYPNNFNHFVKYFKNTYQHGGVSLEEVIIPCAVYSPK; encoded by the coding sequence ATGAGCATACAAATTCTATGGGTAGATGATGAAATTGAATTATTAAAACCGCATATTTTATTTTTAGAGCGTAAAGAATATAGAGTTACAACTTGCACAAATGGTGCAGATGCTATTAATTTAGTTGAAGAAGAAAATTTTGACATCGTTTTTTTAGATGAAAATATGCCAGGTTTAACAGGCTTAGAAACTCTTGCAGAAATTAAACAGAAAAAAGCCAATTTACCAGTGGTTATGATTACCAAAAGTGAAGAGGAATATATCATGGAAGAGGCTATTGGGTCTAAAATTGCAGATTATTTAATTAAACCGGTAAATCCGAGTCAGATATTATTAAGTTTAAAGAAAAACTTAGATCATTCTAGATTAATTAGCGAAAAAACAACATCTAATTATCAGCAAGAATTTAGAAAAATATCTATGGATTTAGCCATGGTAAATTCTTACGAAGATTGGATTGAATTGTATAAAAAATTAATTCATTGGGAATTAGAGTTAGAAAACATAAGCGATCCTGGAATGCTTGGTATTTTAGAAAGTCAGAAACAAGAAGCGAATTCACAGTTTTTTAAGTTCATCAAAAAAAATTACGAAGATTTTTTAACAGGAAATGATAAGCCAACTTTTTCGCACACGTTGTTTAAAGATTATGTTGTGCCAGAACTTAAAAAAGAACAAAGTGTACTTTGGGTTGTGATTGATAATTTACGTTACGACCAATACAGAATTTTAGAGCCTTTAATTAACAATCATTATAAAAAAGACGAAGAATATACTTACTTTTCTATTTTACCCACAGCAACTCAATACGCTAGAAATGCGATTTTTTCTGGTTTAATGCCTTCAGAAATGGAGAAAAGGCATCCAGAATTTTGGAAAAACGATACTGATGAAGGTGGTATGAATTTATTTGAAAATGAATTTTTATCAGCTCAAATTAAACGTTTGAGTTTAAATATTAAACATGAATATTATAAAATTTCTACCTTAAAAAGTGGTAAAGAGTTAGCTGATAATTATAACGGTACAAAACAAAATGACTTAACTGCCGTGGTTTATAATTTTGTTGATATTTTATCGCATTCTAAAACAGAAATGGAAGTTATTAAAGAATTGGCTGGTGATGATAAAGCTTATAGATCTTTAACCTTAAGTTGGTTTAAAAACTCTCCGTTATTCGAAATTATACAAAAAGCACAAGCTTTAGGACAAAAATTAATAATTACAACAGATCATGGTACTATAAATTGTAAACATCCAACAAAGGTTGTGGGCGATAAAAACATAAGTTCTAACTTAAGGTACAAAACTGGTAGAAGTCTAACCTATGAAGATAAAGACGTGTATGCTGTAAGAAACCCTAAAGACATTTTTTTACCTACGGTTGCAATGAATGCTCCGTTTATTTTTGCAAAAGAAGATTTGTTTTTTGCTTATCCAAATAACTTTAATCACTTTGTAAAATATTTTAAAAACACATACCAACACGGTGGTGTTTCTTTAGAAGAAGTTATTATTCCTTGTGCGGTTTATAGCCCTAAGTAA
- the fabG gene encoding 3-oxoacyl-[acyl-carrier-protein] reductase — translation MKLLENKSAIITGATRGIGRGIAIEFAKQGANVAFTYSSSVDAANALEEELKSFGVSAKGYQSNAANFDAAQELAKEVHKEFGAIDILVNNAGITKDNLLMRISEDDFDKVIEVNLKSVFNLTKAVIRPMMKQRSGSIINMSSVVGLKGNAGQANYAASKAGIVGFSKSVALELGSRNIRSNVIAPGFIETEMTAKLDEATVQSWRDGIPLKRGGQPIDIANACVFLASDMSTYITGQTLSVDGGMLT, via the coding sequence ATGAAATTATTAGAAAATAAATCAGCAATAATAACAGGAGCTACAAGAGGAATTGGTAGAGGTATTGCAATAGAATTTGCAAAGCAAGGTGCAAATGTAGCATTTACTTATAGTTCTTCTGTAGATGCTGCAAATGCTTTAGAAGAAGAATTAAAATCTTTCGGTGTATCTGCCAAAGGTTACCAATCAAATGCTGCAAATTTTGATGCAGCACAAGAATTAGCAAAAGAAGTTCATAAAGAATTTGGTGCTATTGATATTTTGGTAAACAACGCAGGTATAACAAAAGATAATTTGTTAATGCGTATTTCTGAAGATGATTTTGACAAAGTAATTGAAGTTAATTTAAAATCTGTTTTTAATTTAACAAAAGCTGTTATAAGACCAATGATGAAACAGAGATCTGGTTCTATAATAAACATGAGTTCTGTTGTTGGTTTAAAAGGTAATGCAGGTCAAGCAAATTATGCTGCTTCTAAAGCTGGTATTGTAGGTTTTTCTAAATCTGTAGCTTTAGAATTGGGTTCTAGAAACATTAGAAGTAACGTTATTGCACCAGGATTTATAGAAACAGAAATGACTGCAAAATTAGATGAAGCAACTGTACAATCTTGGCGAGACGGTATTCCTTTAAAAAGAGGAGGACAACCAATAGATATTGCAAATGCATGTGTATTTTTAGCTTCTGATATGAGTACTTATATTACCGGACAAACATTGTCTGTAGATGGCGGAATGCTCACATAA
- a CDS encoding bifunctional UDP-3-O-[3-hydroxymyristoyl] N-acetylglucosamine deacetylase/3-hydroxyacyl-ACP dehydratase, with translation MSKKQKTIQKEISLSGVGLHTGNTVTMTMKPAPTNHGFAFKRVDLEGAPIIAAKAEYVVNTQRGTNLEKNGVQIQTSEHVLAAAVGLDIDNLLIEIDASEPPIMDGSSKFFIEALEKAGVQEQDADIEEYVVKEIISYKDEVTGSEIILMPSDEYQVTTMVDFGTKILGTQNATLDKIADFKEEIADARTFSFLHEIEMLLENDLIKGGDLNNAIVYVDKELSESTMQKLKKAFNKEDIAVKSNGILDNLTLHWANEAARHKLLDVIGDLALVGTRIKGKVIANKPGHLINTLFAKKLAKIIKAEKRNNVPSFDLNLPPLLDIHQIMDILPHRPPFLLIDRILELTDTHVVGMKNVTMNENFFVGHFPGAPVMPGVLQVEAMAQCGGVLVLNTVPDPENYLTYFMKMDKVKFKQKVLPGDTVIFKCELITPIRRGICHMQAYAYANGKLVAEAELMAQISKIK, from the coding sequence ATGAGTAAGAAACAAAAAACAATACAGAAAGAAATTAGTTTATCTGGTGTAGGTTTACACACAGGTAATACGGTTACAATGACAATGAAACCTGCACCAACAAATCATGGTTTTGCTTTTAAAAGAGTAGACTTAGAAGGTGCACCTATTATTGCTGCAAAAGCAGAATATGTTGTAAACACACAAAGAGGAACTAATTTAGAAAAAAACGGTGTTCAAATACAAACTTCAGAACACGTTTTAGCTGCTGCAGTTGGTTTAGATATAGACAACTTATTAATAGAAATTGATGCTTCTGAGCCACCAATTATGGATGGTTCATCAAAATTCTTTATAGAAGCTTTAGAAAAAGCTGGTGTACAAGAACAAGATGCAGATATAGAAGAGTATGTTGTAAAAGAAATTATTTCTTACAAGGATGAAGTTACAGGAAGCGAAATTATTTTAATGCCTTCGGATGAGTACCAAGTAACTACAATGGTAGATTTTGGCACTAAAATTTTAGGAACTCAAAATGCTACTTTAGATAAAATTGCAGACTTTAAAGAAGAAATTGCAGATGCAAGAACTTTTAGTTTTTTACACGAAATTGAAATGTTACTTGAAAATGATTTAATTAAAGGTGGCGACCTTAACAATGCAATTGTATATGTAGATAAAGAATTGTCTGAAAGTACAATGCAAAAATTAAAAAAGGCATTTAATAAAGAAGACATTGCTGTTAAATCTAACGGAATTTTAGATAACTTAACACTACATTGGGCAAATGAAGCAGCTAGACATAAATTATTAGATGTTATTGGTGATTTAGCTTTAGTTGGTACAAGAATTAAAGGTAAAGTTATCGCGAATAAACCTGGTCATTTAATCAATACTTTGTTTGCTAAAAAATTGGCTAAAATTATAAAAGCAGAAAAAAGAAACAATGTTCCTTCTTTTGATTTAAACTTACCACCGTTATTAGATATTCATCAAATAATGGATATTTTGCCTCACAGACCTCCATTTTTGTTAATTGATAGAATTTTAGAGCTAACAGATACGCATGTTGTTGGTATGAAAAATGTAACAATGAACGAAAATTTCTTTGTTGGACATTTTCCAGGAGCGCCAGTAATGCCAGGTGTTTTACAAGTAGAAGCAATGGCACAATGTGGTGGAGTTTTAGTTTTAAATACTGTACCAGATCCAGAAAATTACTTAACGTATTTTATGAAAATGGATAAGGTGAAGTTTAAACAAAAAGTTTTACCAGGAGATACTGTGATTTTTAAATGTGAATTAATTACACCAATAAGAAGAGGAATTTGTCATATGCAAGCATATGCTTATGCAAACGGAAAATTAGTTGCAGAAGCAGAATTAATGGCACAAATTTCTAAAATTAAGTAA
- the efp gene encoding elongation factor P yields the protein MATTSDIRNGLCIKYNNDIYKIVEFLHVKPGKGPAFVRTKLKSVTNGKVVDNTFPAGRKIDDVRVETHKFQYLYNEGDTYHFMNEQDYTQIQLQKSALDSPDLMKEGEIVTIIINSEDDMPLSVDMPASVILEVTHTEPGVKGNTATNATKPATVESGATVNVPLFINEGDKIKVETTKGTYQERIKE from the coding sequence ATGGCAACAACATCAGATATTAGAAACGGATTATGTATAAAGTATAACAACGACATTTATAAAATTGTTGAATTTTTACACGTAAAGCCAGGTAAAGGTCCTGCTTTTGTAAGAACAAAATTAAAAAGTGTAACCAATGGTAAGGTTGTAGATAATACTTTTCCTGCAGGAAGAAAAATTGATGATGTTCGTGTAGAAACTCACAAATTTCAGTACTTATATAATGAAGGTGATACTTATCATTTTATGAATGAGCAAGATTACACTCAAATTCAACTTCAAAAATCTGCTTTAGATAGTCCAGATTTAATGAAAGAAGGTGAAATTGTAACAATTATTATTAATTCTGAAGATGACATGCCATTATCTGTAGATATGCCAGCAAGTGTAATTTTAGAAGTTACACATACAGAACCAGGTGTTAAAGGTAATACTGCTACAAACGCAACAAAACCTGCAACAGTAGAAAGTGGTGCAACAGTAAATGTACCTTTATTTATTAATGAAGGAGATAAAATTAAGGTAGAGACTACAAAAGGAACTTACCAAGAACGAATTAAAGAATAG